One genomic segment of Leptospira yasudae includes these proteins:
- a CDS encoding metal-sensitive transcriptional regulator → MKSETGTKLLINRIHRIQGQLEAVEKGLQNDSMDCEKTLLLLKAASQAIKKFGEAYVQEYMDRCLIESKKKPDMENIRTAIKAAFFL, encoded by the coding sequence ATGAAATCCGAAACCGGCACAAAATTGCTCATAAATCGAATCCATCGCATCCAAGGTCAATTGGAAGCGGTGGAAAAAGGTCTTCAAAACGACAGCATGGATTGCGAAAAAACGCTTCTTCTTTTAAAGGCCGCAAGCCAAGCGATTAAAAAGTTCGGCGAAGCGTATGTCCAAGAATACATGGATCGTTGCCTAATCGAGAGCAAAAAGAAGCCCGATATGGAAAACATTCGGACCGCGATCAAAGCCGCCTTCTTTCTTTAA
- a CDS encoding STAS domain-containing protein encodes MEATNNSKDELSVEIVSNSHVNHLLKPHITIVKTNGEVNIFSSKKLKDLFNLKIDEGTRVLLLDLSATTHIDSSGLAVLISTQARLMKQLKGALIVYSIPNAISKIFELTRLDKLITLSIDLDEAMDKAMTF; translated from the coding sequence ATGGAAGCAACCAACAATTCAAAAGATGAGTTATCCGTAGAGATCGTATCCAATTCTCACGTAAATCATTTACTAAAACCGCATATTACGATCGTGAAAACGAACGGAGAAGTAAATATTTTCTCTTCTAAGAAACTCAAGGATCTATTCAATCTGAAAATCGACGAAGGAACGAGGGTTTTACTCTTAGATCTTTCCGCGACGACGCATATCGATTCTTCCGGACTTGCGGTTCTGATCAGTACGCAAGCCAGATTGATGAAGCAGCTAAAAGGCGCATTGATCGTGTATTCGATCCCGAACGCGATCAGCAAAATTTTCGAGTTAACGAGATTGGACAAATTGATCACATTGTCGATCGACTTGGACGAAGCAATGGACAAAGCGATGACGTTTTGA
- a CDS encoding DUF1554 domain-containing protein, which yields MDASHSPVGFLLNAFVYSAYSLRNGAENLILEEGRYRTVELDITTSSDVQRVKIFKELNASDSLTFSEEAEIQRTSGSPKILIHLAAAADANCEEENYVLRLKTPNNVEIGKVNIRIQEADRCMFFATANGTGFTGDLGGLVGADTICQSEKSGFLPGDKREYSAFLATTFTRKPALNIEQSGISVWPMRRGLRYYIHSNDERRIHFELGTAYSPAPASEDPSGILPIPLTNGVPTSILPNPPVIWSGYYNSFQTSVDCSNWTSSSNTISALVMSSIFDDSYSSCDVRHSILCIRQ from the coding sequence ATGGATGCTTCGCATAGTCCGGTGGGATTTTTGTTAAACGCATTCGTATACAGCGCTTATTCTTTGAGGAACGGAGCCGAGAATCTGATTTTGGAAGAGGGACGGTACAGAACCGTGGAGCTGGACATAACGACGTCTTCCGATGTTCAAAGAGTCAAAATATTCAAAGAATTGAATGCATCCGACTCCTTAACTTTTTCCGAAGAAGCGGAAATACAACGCACGTCCGGATCTCCAAAAATTCTCATTCATCTTGCCGCAGCTGCGGACGCAAATTGCGAGGAAGAGAACTATGTTCTTCGTTTAAAAACGCCGAATAACGTTGAAATCGGGAAAGTAAACATACGAATCCAAGAAGCGGATCGATGTATGTTCTTTGCAACGGCGAACGGGACGGGGTTTACGGGCGATTTAGGCGGCCTTGTCGGTGCGGATACGATCTGTCAGTCGGAAAAGAGCGGCTTTCTCCCCGGAGACAAAAGAGAATATTCCGCATTTTTGGCGACCACGTTTACGCGGAAACCCGCCCTGAACATCGAACAAAGCGGAATCTCCGTTTGGCCGATGCGCAGAGGTTTGCGTTATTATATCCACAGCAACGATGAAAGAAGAATTCATTTCGAGTTAGGGACGGCGTATTCTCCCGCGCCGGCTTCCGAGGATCCTTCTGGAATTCTTCCGATTCCTTTGACCAACGGTGTTCCCACTTCCATTCTACCGAATCCTCCCGTCATTTGGTCGGGATATTACAATTCCTTTCAGACTTCGGTCGATTGTTCGAATTGGACCTCGAGCTCGAACACGATTTCGGCGTTGGTGATGAGTTCTATTTTCGACGACTCGTATTCGAGCTGCGACGTTCGTCATTCTATCTTATGTATCAGACAATAA
- a CDS encoding TolC family protein, with product MRSAAVFTIVFLSFAFLKNVSATEEKRIEFSEIWDQIRSQSAVLKSKTAEVRVAEIGKDRAAKHWLPKVYADVRSYRTNDPALNFLGKLGQRSANQSDFSTASVRTQPSNFLDANNQPYTLLNSDTANLFAKDTLNRPGDHTYSRGTLGVELPLFEGGGKTAAHSALEKRFSAVKSEERYIRTLEYSNAAAAFQSISLSEENLAKTESLLREIRDFLGRYRIGNRDNPVGYSGFLALRSLQNLLEVSKKEQETARRTAEETIRMMAPEISEEQLRPKRIPLLKFADQYLPLPALRESGHTPLSDAFRFHSEEAKAGIEAERARFLPKIAAYAETYAYDGGRNQANAYNAGVYLQMNLLNPSDLGALDEAKAKEEAVRKKAEEIRLKEEGNFRLLLSREKSIFENLNSIYDSVRFQEEQLKISQRLFQSGSILAPQMAESFSRMAELLRIKSATESEYLRIRGELSLYNAKGAFHENEF from the coding sequence ATGAGATCCGCGGCCGTCTTTACGATCGTGTTTTTGTCGTTCGCGTTTTTAAAAAACGTTTCCGCGACGGAAGAGAAACGAATCGAGTTCTCGGAGATATGGGATCAAATCCGTTCCCAGTCCGCCGTATTAAAATCCAAAACGGCGGAAGTTCGAGTCGCCGAAATCGGAAAAGACCGCGCCGCAAAACACTGGCTTCCGAAAGTATATGCCGACGTTCGTTCTTACAGGACGAACGATCCGGCTTTGAACTTTCTCGGGAAACTCGGACAAAGATCCGCGAACCAATCCGATTTTTCCACTGCGAGCGTTCGAACCCAACCTTCGAACTTTCTCGACGCGAACAATCAGCCGTATACCCTCTTAAATTCGGATACGGCCAACCTATTTGCAAAGGACACACTCAATCGTCCGGGCGATCACACGTATTCCCGCGGAACCCTCGGGGTGGAACTTCCCCTCTTTGAAGGAGGAGGAAAAACGGCGGCTCATTCCGCTCTCGAAAAAAGATTCTCCGCAGTAAAATCGGAGGAAAGATACATTCGTACTTTAGAATATTCGAATGCGGCTGCGGCTTTCCAGTCGATCTCGCTTTCGGAGGAGAATCTCGCAAAAACGGAATCCTTGCTCCGGGAAATCCGCGATTTTTTAGGCAGATACAGAATCGGAAATCGAGATAACCCCGTGGGGTATTCCGGTTTTCTCGCGTTACGCAGCCTTCAAAATCTTTTGGAGGTTTCCAAAAAGGAACAGGAAACCGCGCGCCGGACCGCCGAAGAAACGATTCGTATGATGGCTCCGGAGATTTCGGAGGAGCAACTTCGTCCGAAGCGAATCCCACTCCTGAAATTTGCGGACCAATATCTTCCTCTTCCCGCTCTGCGAGAATCCGGGCATACGCCTCTTTCCGATGCGTTCCGTTTTCATTCGGAAGAAGCGAAAGCGGGAATCGAAGCGGAACGCGCCCGTTTTCTTCCGAAGATAGCCGCTTATGCGGAGACCTACGCGTATGACGGCGGCAGAAATCAGGCGAACGCATACAACGCCGGTGTTTATCTTCAGATGAATCTTCTGAATCCCTCCGACCTTGGCGCTTTGGACGAAGCGAAGGCAAAGGAAGAGGCAGTCCGTAAAAAAGCGGAAGAGATCCGGCTCAAAGAGGAAGGAAATTTTCGGCTCCTTCTTTCCAGAGAAAAAAGTATATTCGAAAATTTGAATTCGATTTACGACTCCGTCCGTTTTCAGGAGGAGCAGCTCAAAATTTCTCAAAGATTGTTTCAGAGCGGTTCGATTCTCGCGCCTCAAATGGCGGAATCGTTTTCAAGAATGGCCGAACTGTTACGAATCAAATCCGCGACGGAAAGCGAATATCTTCGCATCCGCGGAGAACTTTCCCTTTACAACGCCAAAGGAGCATTTCATGAAAACGAATTCTAA
- a CDS encoding MarR family transcriptional regulator, giving the protein MSLTGHRSSNATVLFHQAAAERFGLNATDMKTLPLLEEGPIAAGKLAQSLGLTTGAVTTVIDRLEKSGIVRRVADPNDRRKVVVEFNPERMQDAAKVYAPMGEAMRNLFEKYSDQELELLIRFQEEATAILIQEATNLRNLPKE; this is encoded by the coding sequence ATGTCCCTGACGGGGCATCGATCCAGCAACGCGACCGTTTTGTTCCATCAGGCCGCGGCGGAACGATTCGGGTTAAACGCGACGGATATGAAAACTCTTCCTCTTTTGGAAGAAGGTCCGATCGCTGCCGGAAAACTTGCTCAATCCTTGGGTTTGACAACGGGGGCGGTCACGACCGTGATCGATCGTTTGGAGAAGTCGGGGATCGTTCGCCGTGTGGCGGACCCGAACGACCGGCGTAAGGTTGTGGTGGAATTCAATCCGGAACGAATGCAAGACGCCGCGAAGGTCTATGCTCCGATGGGAGAAGCGATGCGAAACCTTTTCGAAAAATATTCCGACCAAGAATTGGAATTGTTGATTCGGTTTCAGGAAGAAGCCACGGCGATTCTCATTCAAGAGGCAACGAATCTCCGGAATCTTCCTAAGGAATAA
- a CDS encoding efflux RND transporter permease subunit, whose product MKTNSNPSTSSIGFAGKIAGAFVHSKLTPVLILSSLLLGLIAVFLTPKEEEPQISVPMIDIQLAAPGFSAHEVERKITEPVERSVWGLEGVEYVYSSSTDHGALVTVRFEVGQPLEPSLVKIHHKLLEIKNDLPPNVSYSSVRSLTIDDVPFLALTFSSDQRDDFSLRTLVAPLARELSGTPDLSKVELLGGRKRSVRVIADPVRLNRYGIGLSDLANALRANDAFLPAGQTWGKNQNYDVEVGTAISRSNDVRSLPIAQRGGRVIRVFEVADVIDGPQEKTKESVLYERENSSVAKTAVTISFAKRKGTNVVPLSKELLEKAESFSKRLPPDVRMSVLRDYGSTASAKSNELIEHLLIATISVAILIALWMGLRASLVVSVAIPVTLALTLALYYFLGYTLNRVTLFALIFSIGILVDDAIVVVENIERHLKENPELGILRAALNAVSEVGNPTILATFTVIAAILPMAFVRGLMGPYMKPIPVGASLAMILSLLVAFIVTPWMSVRILKHEEEHSPEKRERQKISKLDRLYIRFTDWLLRNKKNSAKFLVGVATLLLISFAFVGLKIVKVKMLPFDDKDEFQILIDYDPKTSLEKNLQISKRLAQRILQNENVEKVQIFAGEAAPFSFSGMVKHSFLRSDDWKSDLHIVLKSKDKRSSKSHSIIESIRPILAEFDKNENALTKVLEIPPGPPVLATFVAEIYGPSETERKQAAAKLRSILSEQEGVVDLDSSLRTGRPKIVYPFDTNLGGILGVRSETAARDSRILFSETALFSLSEAVNPEEITVDLSVANSARSSAHPFHGLGVSTFESGVVSTERLFNSHYIQDTVYLNRKNLRPVEYVTSEFSGAEEAPVYGILKLSPKIPFPTSTLETPKQTDQVSIKWDGEWFITYEVFRDLGGAFAIVMILIYVLILAWFGSYSVPLVIMAPIPISLIGILPGHWFTGAYFTATSMIGFIAGAGIIVRNSIILVDFIESELKLGKPLRQAVIDAGVVRFRPMLLTAAAVVVGSSIMLFDPIFQGLAVSLIFGEVAATLLSRFTVPILYFWFLGEQRKNAILRSSSMTD is encoded by the coding sequence ATGAAAACGAATTCTAATCCATCGACGTCCAGCATCGGTTTTGCGGGAAAAATCGCAGGGGCATTCGTCCATTCCAAGCTGACTCCCGTATTGATTCTTTCCAGTTTACTGCTCGGCTTAATCGCCGTGTTTCTGACTCCGAAAGAGGAAGAACCTCAGATTTCCGTTCCGATGATCGACATCCAACTCGCGGCTCCGGGTTTCAGCGCCCACGAAGTGGAACGAAAGATCACGGAGCCGGTGGAACGTTCCGTTTGGGGTTTGGAAGGCGTGGAATACGTGTATTCTTCCAGCACCGATCACGGCGCGTTGGTTACGGTTCGCTTCGAAGTCGGCCAGCCTTTGGAACCTTCGTTGGTGAAAATCCATCACAAACTTCTCGAGATCAAAAACGACCTACCGCCTAACGTAAGTTATTCGTCCGTCCGCTCCTTGACGATCGACGACGTTCCGTTTCTTGCACTGACGTTCAGTTCGGATCAGCGGGACGATTTTTCCCTCAGAACGTTAGTCGCTCCTTTAGCGCGAGAATTGTCGGGAACACCCGACCTTTCCAAGGTGGAACTTCTCGGAGGTAGAAAGCGATCCGTACGCGTCATCGCGGACCCGGTTCGATTGAATCGTTATGGAATCGGTCTTTCCGATCTGGCAAACGCGCTTCGTGCAAACGACGCATTTCTTCCCGCGGGTCAAACCTGGGGAAAAAATCAAAATTACGACGTGGAAGTGGGAACCGCGATCTCCCGTTCGAACGATGTGCGTTCTCTTCCGATCGCGCAAAGGGGCGGACGCGTGATTCGCGTTTTCGAAGTCGCCGACGTCATCGACGGCCCTCAGGAAAAAACGAAAGAATCGGTTCTCTATGAACGGGAGAATTCTTCCGTTGCGAAGACCGCGGTGACGATCAGTTTCGCAAAACGAAAAGGTACGAACGTCGTTCCTCTTTCCAAAGAACTTTTGGAAAAGGCGGAATCGTTTTCAAAACGTCTTCCTCCCGACGTTCGGATGTCCGTGTTGCGGGATTACGGCTCCACCGCTTCCGCAAAATCCAACGAGTTGATCGAACACTTGTTGATCGCCACGATCTCGGTCGCGATTCTCATCGCGTTGTGGATGGGCTTGCGCGCATCGCTCGTCGTTTCGGTCGCGATCCCCGTGACTCTCGCGCTGACTCTGGCCCTGTATTACTTTTTGGGATATACGTTGAACCGAGTCACGTTATTCGCGCTTATCTTCTCGATCGGGATCTTAGTCGACGACGCGATCGTAGTCGTGGAAAACATAGAACGGCATCTCAAAGAAAATCCCGAACTCGGAATTTTACGGGCCGCATTGAACGCGGTCTCCGAAGTGGGCAATCCCACGATCCTCGCTACGTTTACGGTGATCGCAGCGATTCTTCCGATGGCGTTCGTAAGAGGGTTGATGGGCCCTTACATGAAACCGATTCCCGTGGGAGCGAGTCTCGCGATGATTCTTTCCTTGCTCGTCGCGTTTATCGTAACTCCTTGGATGAGCGTTCGAATTTTAAAACACGAAGAGGAGCATTCTCCCGAAAAACGGGAACGCCAAAAGATTTCCAAACTGGATCGGCTCTACATTCGATTTACGGATTGGCTTTTGCGGAACAAAAAGAATTCCGCCAAGTTCCTCGTCGGAGTGGCGACTCTTCTTTTGATTTCGTTCGCGTTCGTCGGGTTGAAGATCGTAAAAGTCAAAATGCTGCCGTTCGACGACAAGGACGAGTTTCAGATTCTGATCGACTACGATCCGAAAACTTCCTTGGAAAAGAACCTGCAGATTTCCAAACGTCTCGCACAAAGAATATTACAAAATGAGAATGTGGAAAAAGTGCAGATCTTTGCGGGAGAAGCCGCTCCCTTTTCCTTTTCGGGAATGGTCAAACACAGCTTTTTACGAAGCGACGATTGGAAATCGGATCTGCATATCGTTCTGAAATCGAAGGATAAACGAAGCTCGAAAAGTCACTCGATCATCGAATCGATCCGTCCCATTCTCGCCGAGTTTGATAAGAACGAAAACGCTCTGACAAAGGTCTTGGAAATTCCTCCCGGTCCTCCGGTGCTTGCGACCTTTGTCGCGGAGATCTACGGCCCTTCGGAAACGGAACGAAAACAAGCGGCCGCCAAGCTGCGGTCGATTCTTTCCGAACAGGAAGGCGTCGTCGATTTGGATTCAAGCTTGAGAACGGGACGTCCTAAGATCGTCTATCCGTTCGATACGAACCTCGGCGGAATTTTGGGAGTCCGTTCGGAAACAGCCGCACGGGATTCTCGGATTTTGTTTTCGGAAACCGCCCTATTCTCTTTGAGCGAGGCAGTAAACCCCGAGGAAATCACGGTGGATCTTTCCGTTGCAAACTCTGCCCGTTCCTCCGCGCATCCGTTTCACGGCCTGGGAGTTTCCACGTTCGAAAGCGGAGTCGTATCGACCGAAAGATTATTCAATTCTCATTATATTCAAGATACGGTATATTTGAATCGGAAGAATCTAAGACCGGTGGAATACGTCACGAGCGAGTTCAGCGGAGCGGAAGAAGCGCCGGTCTACGGGATTCTCAAATTGTCTCCGAAAATTCCGTTCCCGACTTCCACGCTCGAAACTCCGAAACAAACCGATCAAGTCTCGATCAAATGGGACGGAGAATGGTTCATCACCTACGAGGTTTTTCGGGATTTGGGAGGAGCCTTTGCGATCGTGATGATTCTGATTTACGTTTTGATTCTCGCGTGGTTCGGAAGTTATTCCGTTCCTCTTGTGATCATGGCTCCGATTCCGATTTCGTTGATCGGAATTCTTCCGGGGCATTGGTTTACGGGCGCGTATTTTACCGCGACGTCGATGATCGGATTTATCGCGGGAGCGGGAATCATCGTGCGTAACTCGATTATCCTCGTGGATTTCATCGAGTCGGAACTCAAACTCGGAAAACCGCTGCGTCAAGCGGTGATCGATGCGGGAGTCGTTCGTTTCAGACCGATGCTTTTGACCGCGGCGGCGGTCGTTGTGGGAAGTTCGATCATGCTCTTTGATCCGATCTTTCAAGGTTTGGCCGTGTCTTTGATTTTCGGAGAAGTGGCGGCGACCTTACTCAGTCGATTTACCGTTCCGATTTTATACTTTTGGTTTTTGGGAGAACAAAGAAAGAACGCGATCCTGCGTTCTTCTTCCATGACGGATTAA
- a CDS encoding SpoIIE family protein phosphatase, protein MKKSLRLQIIVIYTILTVVNLTFVAVMIFENQTDLLISNFTLESDRVAREILKKVESFGNINFEDATQTDEFQSKLLSIGLTNFSVIAADDASLEKTHTLLSNGVTASVADLKTKLKNMTNAKAALNTSYDIELDTDHFIVNLIFYLNPKTFLISQIKMKEMVDRLRSLYIQLGLLLVWGFAFHILFGIFLYRKIFVRLFLLKEVSETMATGNLNARISWNVSAQDELDALGNTFNGMAEQISSQFDSLRLKNTQIQTELEIGKNVQECFLPEKRKNFNLIDAEIVYQPMREVSGDIYDIIEINDTRTAFFLADATGHGVSAALITSIIHYNVENIMKETVNPAHIFNRLSDNLFETLQGTFFATGIFILFEKEGGYAYFCSAGHNPIYYYRKAQNKIVVLNSTGFVLGIGIPDDYNVLKIKTSPGDKILVYTDGVLDATNGTNEPFGDDRLIEAFQKYATLPTGELTEKLRGEIHSYANVFPDDVTFGILEITE, encoded by the coding sequence ATGAAAAAGTCGCTTCGCTTACAGATTATCGTTATCTATACGATCTTAACGGTCGTAAATCTTACGTTTGTAGCGGTCATGATTTTTGAAAACCAAACCGATCTTTTGATCTCCAATTTCACGCTCGAATCCGATCGAGTCGCGCGCGAAATTCTCAAGAAGGTGGAATCCTTCGGCAATATCAACTTCGAAGACGCGACTCAAACCGACGAGTTTCAATCCAAATTACTCAGCATCGGACTTACGAACTTTTCCGTGATCGCCGCAGACGACGCTTCTTTAGAAAAAACGCATACTCTTCTTTCCAACGGAGTTACTGCCTCCGTAGCGGATCTCAAAACGAAACTCAAAAACATGACAAACGCCAAAGCGGCGTTGAATACTTCCTATGATATCGAACTCGATACCGATCATTTTATCGTAAATCTGATCTTTTATCTGAATCCGAAAACGTTTCTGATTTCTCAAATTAAGATGAAAGAGATGGTCGATCGTTTACGTTCTCTTTACATACAGCTCGGTTTGTTGCTGGTCTGGGGATTCGCATTTCATATTCTTTTCGGAATCTTTCTTTACCGCAAGATTTTCGTGCGTCTGTTTCTTTTGAAAGAAGTCAGCGAAACGATGGCAACGGGAAATCTCAACGCGAGAATTTCCTGGAACGTCTCCGCGCAGGACGAATTGGACGCGTTAGGAAACACATTCAACGGAATGGCGGAACAGATTTCCTCTCAATTCGATTCTCTTCGATTGAAGAATACGCAGATTCAAACCGAGTTGGAAATCGGAAAGAACGTTCAGGAATGTTTTCTTCCCGAAAAACGAAAGAATTTCAATCTGATCGACGCCGAAATCGTCTATCAACCCATGCGGGAAGTCAGCGGAGACATCTACGACATCATCGAAATCAACGATACAAGAACGGCCTTCTTTTTGGCGGATGCGACGGGGCACGGGGTTTCGGCGGCTCTGATCACTTCCATCATCCACTACAACGTGGAAAACATCATGAAGGAAACCGTCAATCCCGCGCATATCTTCAACCGTCTCAGCGACAATCTGTTCGAGACGCTGCAAGGAACGTTCTTTGCGACGGGAATCTTCATTCTTTTTGAAAAGGAAGGAGGTTACGCCTACTTCTGCAGCGCGGGCCACAACCCGATCTATTATTACCGCAAGGCGCAGAATAAGATCGTCGTTCTCAATTCCACCGGGTTCGTACTCGGGATCGGAATTCCGGACGACTACAACGTGTTGAAAATCAAAACGTCTCCGGGCGATAAGATTCTCGTTTATACGGACGGGGTTTTGGATGCGACCAACGGAACCAACGAACCCTTCGGAGACGATCGTCTGATCGAGGCCTTTCAAAAATACGCGACGCTTCCTACCGGAGAATTAACCGAAAAACTTAGAGGAGAAATTCATTCCTACGCGAATGTTTTTCCGGACGACGTTACGTTCGGAATCTTAGAGATCACCGAATGA
- a CDS encoding YgaP family membrane protein: MNSWYLERYLFLIAGIVSLTGLTLGFFVNPWGFVFNLLVGLNLILFSFTGFCPMSYFLKKIGIPSLADLKGANR, translated from the coding sequence ATGAACAGTTGGTATTTGGAGAGGTATTTATTTCTAATCGCAGGAATCGTTTCCCTCACGGGATTGACTTTGGGATTCTTCGTGAATCCGTGGGGATTCGTCTTCAACCTTTTGGTAGGGTTGAACCTGATCCTATTTTCGTTCACGGGATTTTGTCCGATGTCTTATTTTTTGAAAAAGATCGGAATTCCGTCCCTTGCGGATTTAAAAGGCGCGAACCGATGA
- a CDS encoding LB_137 family protein, with amino-acid sequence MRRIPIYILLFTFITASLSAHRVILKSGEVLSGELKETEGASDHIILNTEDEDIKIFKKDVAEIFFEESGNHLCMRLKKQTETKCGLKLLKLNSSTVYYIDENNRYLRASFKDLESITIEAASTKVLEQFAKAGFSVLITSKDKKEVQAPIADVNENSVLIEKESEPVPTEITREEIATLHYKTAEDEKEIPKESASKEITLIDYLIPGYYIRKQGYVKSGTTLMGLTGFLMAGSVYEFMVAKNSEGKTPVYIPQSDGSILWAEQANGEFERHKKLNQLFLISLACTYLFNAVLLTFPVTFAFFFHDGATAPAINPSPDLNPIGKDQKIEMKININF; translated from the coding sequence ATGAGAAGAATCCCGATCTACATTCTATTGTTCACTTTTATCACGGCGAGTCTTTCCGCACATCGGGTGATTTTAAAATCCGGAGAGGTTCTTTCGGGAGAATTGAAAGAAACGGAAGGCGCGTCCGATCATATCATTCTCAATACCGAAGACGAAGATATCAAGATTTTCAAAAAGGATGTCGCCGAGATTTTCTTCGAAGAATCCGGTAACCATCTTTGTATGCGTTTGAAAAAACAGACCGAAACGAAATGCGGTTTAAAACTTCTCAAACTCAATTCGAGCACCGTGTATTATATCGACGAAAACAACCGTTATCTCCGTGCGTCTTTCAAAGACTTGGAATCGATTACGATCGAAGCCGCTTCCACGAAAGTTTTGGAACAGTTCGCCAAAGCCGGATTTTCCGTTTTAATCACGTCCAAAGACAAAAAAGAAGTTCAAGCGCCGATCGCAGATGTGAACGAAAATTCGGTTCTCATTGAAAAAGAATCCGAACCCGTGCCGACCGAAATCACACGCGAAGAAATCGCCACCCTCCATTACAAAACCGCGGAGGATGAAAAAGAGATTCCGAAAGAAAGCGCGAGCAAGGAAATCACTTTGATCGATTATCTGATTCCGGGCTATTACATACGGAAGCAGGGTTATGTCAAAAGCGGAACGACTTTGATGGGTTTGACGGGTTTTTTGATGGCGGGAAGCGTCTATGAATTCATGGTAGCAAAGAACTCGGAAGGGAAAACCCCCGTGTATATACCGCAAAGCGACGGATCGATTCTGTGGGCCGAACAAGCCAACGGAGAATTCGAAAGACATAAAAAGCTGAATCAGCTATTTTTAATTTCTTTGGCCTGCACGTATCTATTCAACGCGGTACTACTTACGTTTCCGGTGACGTTCGCCTTCTTTTTTCACGACGGGGCGACCGCCCCCGCGATAAATCCGAGTCCGGATCTAAATCCGATCGGGAAGGACCAAAAAATCGAAATGAAAATCAATATTAATTTTTAG
- a CDS encoding TetR/AcrR family transcriptional regulator produces the protein MSSRESGPKDRILETAVRLFQTQGYGNTGINQIIQESKTAKASFYDHFPSKDDLGKAYIEFYGNEQIVLLERLKSRSETPKEFIRAWTQILRRQTKSTGFAGCPMANTVAQIASTSHSISEEARRVSLRTIDILTDYLSQWQQTGLIAKQADPKLLARRIFACYEGVLHTWKLTGKVSALDDLPVLVEAVFATAT, from the coding sequence ATGTCAAGTCGAGAATCCGGGCCCAAGGATAGAATTTTAGAAACCGCGGTCCGATTGTTTCAAACGCAAGGCTACGGAAATACGGGTATCAATCAGATCATCCAGGAATCGAAAACCGCCAAAGCGAGTTTTTACGATCATTTCCCGTCCAAAGACGATCTTGGAAAGGCTTACATAGAATTTTACGGAAACGAACAAATCGTTTTGCTCGAACGTTTAAAGTCCCGATCGGAAACCCCGAAAGAATTCATCCGCGCTTGGACCCAAATTCTGCGCCGACAAACCAAAAGCACGGGATTTGCCGGTTGTCCGATGGCAAACACGGTCGCACAGATCGCCTCCACTTCGCATTCCATCTCCGAAGAAGCGAGGAGAGTTTCCCTGAGAACGATCGATATTCTTACCGATTATCTTTCCCAGTGGCAGCAAACGGGTTTGATTGCGAAACAAGCCGATCCGAAACTTTTAGCGCGCAGAATTTTTGCCTGCTACGAAGGGGTTCTGCACACTTGGAAATTGACGGGAAAAGTAAGCGCGTTAGACGATTTACCCGTTCTCGTGGAAGCGGTTTTCGCAACCGCGACCTGA
- a CDS encoding nitroreductase: MESTQSEFVNITGAAKTVEEAVNTRHSIRDFESKPIDEKILSELFRNSLRAPSWKNSQPWKVHVVSGARRDRMAELLVSRAKQGDPVPDTVWPTGFPSDAKRRMFDLGMKIYGVAGIERKDKDARDGFMLRNFEFFGAPTAVFITTEFELNFYIALDIGCYLNTLMLLARGYGLGSVPQAALSAFPEVVRQELNLPATEKVVCGLSLGYPKIDSDLNSFHTPREPIADLVTFY, encoded by the coding sequence ATGGAATCCACACAATCCGAATTCGTAAATATAACGGGCGCGGCTAAGACCGTAGAAGAGGCGGTCAACACGCGTCATAGCATTCGAGACTTCGAATCCAAACCGATCGATGAAAAAATTCTTTCCGAGTTGTTTCGGAATTCTTTGCGCGCTCCGAGCTGGAAGAACAGTCAACCTTGGAAAGTTCACGTCGTGAGCGGAGCGAGAAGAGACCGTATGGCGGAGTTGCTCGTCAGCCGCGCGAAACAGGGAGATCCGGTACCCGATACCGTTTGGCCCACCGGTTTCCCTTCCGATGCAAAACGGAGAATGTTCGATCTCGGTATGAAAATCTACGGCGTCGCCGGTATCGAACGAAAAGACAAAGACGCGCGCGACGGTTTTATGCTGCGCAACTTCGAATTTTTCGGCGCGCCGACCGCCGTGTTTATCACGACCGAATTCGAATTAAATTTTTACATCGCGTTGGACATCGGTTGTTATCTGAATACGCTGATGCTTTTGGCGAGAGGTTACGGTTTGGGAAGCGTTCCGCAAGCCGCGTTATCCGCCTTTCCCGAAGTCGTTCGACAAGAATTGAATCTTCCCGCGACGGAGAAGGTGGTTTGCGGTTTGAGTTTGGGATATCCGAAGATCGATTCCGACTTGAATTCGTTTCATACTCCGAGGGAACCGATCGCTGATCTCGTTACGTTTTATTAG